One genomic window of Leptotrichia shahii includes the following:
- the gap gene encoding type I glyceraldehyde-3-phosphate dehydrogenase: MAVKVAINGFGRIGRLALRLMSEQTDKFEVVAINDLTDAKMLAHLFKYDSSQGRFNGTIEVKEGAFVVNGNEIKVFAEADPEKLPWGELGVDVVLEATGFFATKEKAEKHVKAGAKKVVITAPGGNDVKTVVYNVNHEILDGTETVISGASCTTNCLAPMAKALNDNFGVVTGTMTTIHAYTGDQNTLDAPHRKGDLRRARAAAVNIVPNSTGAAKAIGLVVPELNGKLDGAAQRVPVPTGSLTELVSILNKKVTVEEVNAAMKAAANESFGYTEEQLVSSDIVGIHFGSLFDATQTKIVQNGDTQLVKTVSWYDNEMSYTSQLIRTLGYFASKIAK; this comes from the coding sequence ATGGCAGTTAAAGTAGCAATTAATGGATTTGGAAGAATCGGAAGATTAGCATTAAGATTAATGTCAGAACAAACAGACAAATTTGAAGTAGTGGCAATTAATGATTTAACAGATGCTAAAATGTTAGCACACTTATTCAAATACGATTCATCTCAAGGAAGATTCAATGGAACTATTGAAGTTAAAGAAGGAGCTTTCGTAGTAAATGGAAACGAAATTAAAGTTTTCGCAGAAGCTGATCCTGAAAAATTACCTTGGGGAGAATTAGGAGTAGACGTAGTATTAGAAGCAACAGGTTTCTTTGCAACTAAAGAAAAAGCTGAAAAACACGTAAAAGCAGGAGCTAAAAAAGTAGTTATTACTGCACCTGGTGGAAATGATGTTAAAACTGTAGTTTATAATGTAAACCACGAAATCTTAGATGGAACTGAAACAGTTATTTCAGGAGCTTCTTGTACAACTAACTGTTTAGCGCCAATGGCTAAAGCATTAAACGATAACTTTGGTGTTGTAACTGGTACAATGACAACTATCCACGCTTATACTGGAGATCAAAACACTTTGGATGCACCTCACAGAAAAGGTGATTTAAGAAGAGCAAGAGCTGCAGCTGTAAACATTGTTCCTAACTCAACAGGAGCTGCAAAAGCAATTGGATTAGTAGTACCTGAATTAAACGGAAAATTAGATGGAGCTGCTCAAAGAGTACCTGTTCCAACTGGTTCATTAACTGAATTAGTATCAATCTTAAATAAAAAAGTAACTGTAGAAGAAGTAAATGCAGCTATGAAAGCAGCGGCTAACGAATCATTTGGATATACTGAAGAACAATTAGTATCTTCTGACATCGTTGGAATCCACTTTGGATCATTATTTGACGCAACTCAAACTAAAATTGTTCAAAACGGAGATACTCAATTAGTTAAAACAGTATCTTGGTACGACAATGAAATGTCTTATACTTCTCAATTAATCAGAACATTAGGATACTTCGCAAGCAAAATTGCTAAATAA
- a CDS encoding COG2426 family protein, translated as MMKSFTNFIKVTLIGAPLLNKMIGIFLISMLPVIELRGAIPVGAAIGLPWYLNMIVSIVGNMLPVPFILLFSIKLFEFMKKRNILVRFIEKIENRAKKRSEGLATGEFIGLMLFVAIPFPGTGAWTGALIAALLQFERKKSFFYIGLGVIIAATVMTLASYGVISIFAPKH; from the coding sequence ATGATGAAATCTTTTACAAATTTTATAAAAGTTACTTTGATAGGAGCACCGCTTTTAAATAAGATGATAGGAATATTCCTTATTTCGATGCTTCCTGTGATTGAATTGCGTGGTGCAATACCAGTTGGGGCGGCTATTGGATTGCCTTGGTATTTGAATATGATTGTCTCTATTGTGGGAAATATGCTTCCTGTGCCGTTTATTCTTTTATTTTCAATAAAACTATTTGAATTTATGAAAAAACGGAATATTTTGGTAAGATTTATTGAAAAAATAGAAAATCGGGCTAAAAAACGTAGTGAAGGGCTTGCGACAGGAGAATTCATTGGACTTATGCTGTTTGTGGCAATTCCGTTTCCTGGAACGGGTGCTTGGACAGGTGCGTTAATTGCGGCTTTGCTTCAATTTGAGAGAAAAAAATCATTTTTTTATATTGGATTGGGAGTGATAATAGCTGCGACAGTGATGACTTTGGCATCTTATGGGGTAATAAGTATTTTTGCACCAAAACATTAA
- the cbiG gene encoding cobalt-precorrin 5A hydrolase, with translation MRTAVYCVSKNGYETCLKIRNNVYKNLHIYVSQRVTNMLNLEIENVENLFVINERVPILLEKTFDKYDLHIFVAALGAVVRIIEGKFESKDTDPAVITVDDHANFVISLLSGHLGGANEECKKIANGIGAIPIITTASDVGGKIAVDTLSQKIKAKLENLEDAKRVTSLIVNGENVSIHLPKNIVENDKICAGAIIVSNRKNIEISKIIPKNIILGIGCKRNTPKEKIIEKISYVMETQNLEMSSIKRSASAWVKSDEIGLLEAMEELNIPIEFFEKEEILKMENLVEERSEFVKNQIGVYGVSEPCAYLASSKRGSFLVKKVKLEGVTISIFEEEM, from the coding sequence ATGAGAACAGCAGTGTATTGCGTCAGTAAAAATGGATATGAAACATGTTTAAAAATAAGAAATAATGTTTATAAAAATCTGCATATTTATGTGTCACAAAGAGTAACGAATATGCTTAATCTTGAAATTGAAAATGTAGAAAATTTATTTGTAATAAATGAGCGAGTGCCAATTTTATTAGAAAAAACATTTGATAAATATGATTTGCATATTTTTGTTGCAGCACTTGGAGCAGTTGTGAGAATTATTGAAGGAAAATTTGAAAGCAAGGATACTGACCCAGCAGTTATCACGGTTGATGACCACGCTAATTTTGTGATTTCACTGCTTTCGGGACATCTCGGAGGTGCAAATGAAGAATGTAAAAAAATTGCAAATGGAATAGGAGCAATCCCAATAATTACAACAGCATCCGATGTTGGCGGGAAAATTGCAGTTGATACATTGTCGCAAAAAATTAAAGCAAAATTGGAAAATCTTGAGGATGCTAAAAGAGTGACGTCGCTTATCGTAAATGGAGAAAATGTGAGCATTCATTTGCCCAAAAATATCGTAGAAAATGACAAAATTTGTGCTGGAGCAATAATTGTTTCAAACAGAAAAAATATTGAAATTTCTAAAATTATTCCCAAAAATATCATTCTCGGAATCGGCTGTAAGAGAAATACACCAAAAGAAAAAATCATCGAAAAAATAAGTTATGTAATGGAAACTCAAAATTTAGAAATGAGTTCAATAAAAAGATCTGCATCTGCTTGGGTAAAATCTGATGAAATTGGTCTTTTAGAAGCAATGGAAGAATTAAATATTCCGATAGAGTTTTTTGAAAAGGAAGAAATTTTGAAAATGGAAAATTTAGTTGAAGAACGCTCAGAATTTGTAAAAAATCAAATTGGAGTGTATGGAGTTTCCGAACCTTGTGCCTATTTAGCTTCGAGCAAAAGAGGAAGTTTTCTGGTGAAAAAAGTTAAGTTGGAAGGAGTTACGATTTCAATTTTTGAGGAGGAAATGTGA
- a CDS encoding Fic family protein — MANNKYSWENESDRILKRLVSQDEEEFLSKRRVRELFDNAILKNIQVGTFEGLKEIHRYLFQECYGTAGKIRKHDIRKGDTVFCRAMYFENNLKIVSKMPENTFEEIIEKYVEMNIMHSFYEGN; from the coding sequence ATGGCAAATAATAAATACAGCTGGGAAAACGAGAGTGATAGAATTTTAAAAAGGCTAGTTTCTCAAGACGAAGAAGAATTTTTGAGCAAAAGACGGGTAAGAGAATTGTTTGACAATGCGATATTGAAAAATATTCAAGTGGGAACTTTTGAAGGCTTGAAGGAAATACATAGATATTTGTTTCAGGAATGTTATGGAACTGCAGGAAAAATAAGGAAACATGATATTCGGAAAGGCGATACTGTGTTTTGTCGTGCGATGTATTTTGAAAATAATTTAAAGATAGTTTCTAAAATGCCCGAAAATACTTTTGAGGAAATAATTGAAAAATATGTTGAAATGAATATAATGCATTCGTTTTATGAGGGAAATTGA
- the mvaD gene encoding diphosphomevalonate decarboxylase — protein sequence MVKVKSYANIAIVKYWGKKDAEKMIPATSSISLTLNDMFTETEMEFIKDEDIKIAVEKEIKDGNCKDKFSNMTDLFYLNGELQDSVHTEKISKVVDLFRENRSQKVKISTTNNMPTAAGLSSSSSGLSAIIKACNKIFGKNCTQSELAQISKFGSGSSSRSFFGPIAAWDKDTGEIYEVKTDLKLAMLVLVLNENKKKISSRNGMELCAKTSTYFDEWVKQSEIDFINMKKYLAENDFEKVGTLTEENALRMHKTTETANPPFSYFNEKTYEAIDFVKNLRNNGEKCYFTMDAGPNVKVLCLEEDLEKLAGIFGEKYKVIVSRTVKL from the coding sequence ATGGTAAAAGTCAAATCTTATGCTAATATCGCAATTGTAAAATACTGGGGAAAAAAAGATGCAGAAAAAATGATACCTGCCACAAGCAGTATTTCCCTTACTCTTAATGATATGTTCACAGAAACAGAAATGGAATTTATAAAGGATGAGGATATTAAAATTGCTGTTGAAAAGGAAATAAAAGATGGAAATTGTAAAGATAAATTTTCAAATATGACGGATTTATTTTATTTAAACGGAGAATTACAGGATAGTGTGCATACAGAAAAGATTAGTAAAGTTGTGGATTTGTTCAGGGAAAATAGAAGTCAGAAGGTAAAAATTTCTACAACAAATAATATGCCGACAGCGGCGGGACTCTCTTCCAGTTCAAGTGGTTTATCAGCTATAATAAAGGCGTGTAATAAGATTTTTGGAAAAAACTGTACACAATCTGAACTTGCACAAATTTCAAAATTTGGATCTGGCTCTTCTTCAAGAAGTTTTTTTGGACCAATTGCGGCTTGGGACAAGGATACTGGAGAGATTTATGAAGTTAAGACAGATTTGAAATTAGCGATGCTTGTGCTTGTGCTGAATGAAAATAAAAAGAAAATTTCAAGCCGAAATGGAATGGAACTTTGTGCCAAAACTTCGACGTATTTTGATGAATGGGTAAAGCAGTCTGAAATTGATTTTATAAATATGAAAAAATATCTTGCTGAAAATGATTTTGAAAAAGTGGGAACTTTGACAGAAGAGAATGCTCTTAGAATGCACAAGACAACTGAAACTGCAAATCCTCCATTTTCGTATTTTAATGAAAAAACTTACGAAGCAATTGATTTTGTAAAAAATTTGAGAAATAATGGAGAGAAATGCTATTTTACGATGGATGCTGGACCTAATGTGAAGGTGCTTTGTCTAGAAGAGGATTTGGAAAAATTGGCAGGGATTTTTGGGGAAAAATATAAGGTTATTGTAAGTAGGACTGTTAAATTATGA
- the mvk gene encoding mevalonate kinase: protein MKRGIGKSHSKIILIGEHSVVYGYPAIAIPLRKIGIECIVEDAKNSFFYNKINTLSVAIFTALKHLKKENAKIKYKITSQIPQKRGMGSSAAVSIAAIRAIFDYFEEDLTDELLEKLVNTAEIVAHQTPSGLDAKTCLSDKAIKFIKNKEFSYIDLNLDAYLVIADTGIYGKTSEAIQSVKNLGSKADIPLKKLGDLTDEMAKILTENSKSKSEMIDKAGKIMTKANTELGKLNITIEKTDLFVKTAIENGASGAKISGGGLGGCVIALAKNLEIVEKIKDGFTKCGAENIWVEKI from the coding sequence ATGAAAAGAGGTATTGGAAAATCACATAGTAAAATTATATTAATTGGAGAACATTCTGTCGTTTATGGCTATCCTGCCATTGCTATTCCATTAAGAAAGATTGGAATTGAATGCATAGTGGAAGATGCAAAAAATAGTTTTTTTTATAATAAGATAAATACACTTTCAGTCGCCATTTTTACTGCATTAAAACATTTAAAAAAAGAAAATGCGAAAATAAAATACAAAATAACTTCCCAAATCCCTCAAAAACGTGGAATGGGCTCTTCAGCAGCAGTCAGCATTGCGGCAATTCGTGCGATATTTGATTATTTTGAAGAAGATTTAACAGATGAATTGCTGGAAAAATTAGTAAACACAGCAGAAATTGTGGCTCATCAAACTCCAAGCGGGCTAGATGCTAAAACTTGTCTTAGTGATAAAGCCATAAAATTTATAAAGAATAAAGAATTTTCATACATTGACTTAAATCTTGACGCATACCTTGTTATTGCAGACACAGGAATTTATGGAAAAACAAGTGAAGCAATTCAAAGTGTGAAAAATCTTGGAAGTAAAGCCGACATTCCATTAAAAAAACTTGGAGATTTAACAGATGAAATGGCTAAAATTTTAACTGAAAATAGCAAATCAAAAAGTGAAATGATTGATAAAGCGGGAAAAATTATGACAAAGGCAAATACAGAACTTGGGAAGTTAAACATAACTATTGAAAAGACAGATTTATTTGTAAAAACAGCGATTGAAAATGGGGCAAGTGGAGCAAAAATTTCTGGTGGAGGTTTGGGAGGCTGTGTAATTGCACTTGCAAAAAATTTGGAAATTGTAGAAAAGATAAAAGATGGATTTACCAAATGTGGAGCGGAAAATATTTGGGTAGAAAAAATTTAA
- a CDS encoding carbon starvation CstA family protein: protein MISFILAIAALILGYAFYSKFVEKVFGIEPDRVPPSIEYYDGVDYVQVSTPKAFLIQFLNIAGTGPIFGAIAGALWGPAAFLWIVFGCIFGGAVHDFLIGMLSLRDKGSSIGELVGQNLGVVMQQIMRVFSIVLLLLVGVVFIKSPADILHNLIPGVSAMTFTIIIIAYYILATILPLDKIIAKIYPIFGFALLFMAIGIGGMLIYGQFTGAFAIPEVTEIFKGNPHPKGTSMFPYLFISIACGAVSGFHATQSPMVARCIKNETEGRKVFYGAMIAEGVVALVWAAAAMTVFGGIKELAAAGTPAVVVNKASVQLLGVFGAFLAVLGVVACPITSGDTAFRGSRLIIADIFKIKQAPIKNRFLIAIPLFIVGIYLTTIDFNIIWRYFAWANQTLAAVSLWTATVWLVKKEKPFLFALIPSMFMTMVVTTYIVIAPEGFVRFFKNVPVHTIEFYGILIASVVTIICTALLFNYKHHLHGKSHHAGHLHVAK from the coding sequence ATGATTTCTTTTATTTTAGCGATTGCAGCACTTATTCTAGGCTACGCATTTTACAGCAAATTTGTAGAAAAAGTTTTTGGAATAGAACCTGACAGAGTCCCGCCTTCAATCGAATATTACGATGGTGTGGACTATGTACAAGTTAGCACTCCAAAAGCATTTTTGATCCAGTTTTTGAATATTGCTGGAACAGGTCCTATATTTGGAGCTATTGCAGGTGCTTTGTGGGGACCAGCTGCATTTTTATGGATTGTTTTTGGATGTATTTTTGGAGGAGCGGTTCATGATTTCTTGATTGGTATGCTTTCACTTAGGGATAAAGGGAGCAGTATTGGAGAACTTGTAGGACAAAATTTAGGTGTTGTAATGCAGCAGATTATGAGAGTTTTCTCAATTGTCTTACTTCTTTTAGTTGGAGTAGTATTTATAAAATCACCTGCTGATATTCTTCACAATTTGATTCCAGGCGTTAGTGCCATGACTTTTACAATTATTATCATTGCTTACTACATTTTAGCTACAATTCTTCCACTTGATAAAATCATTGCCAAAATTTATCCGATTTTTGGTTTTGCATTGCTATTTATGGCAATCGGAATTGGAGGAATGTTAATTTATGGACAATTTACAGGAGCTTTCGCAATTCCTGAAGTTACTGAAATTTTTAAAGGAAATCCACATCCTAAAGGAACTTCAATGTTTCCTTACTTATTTATTTCTATTGCCTGTGGTGCTGTAAGCGGTTTCCATGCTACTCAATCTCCAATGGTTGCACGTTGCATAAAAAATGAAACTGAAGGACGCAAAGTATTTTATGGTGCGATGATCGCAGAAGGTGTTGTTGCATTGGTATGGGCTGCCGCTGCAATGACAGTATTTGGCGGAATTAAAGAACTTGCTGCTGCTGGAACTCCTGCAGTTGTTGTAAATAAGGCATCTGTTCAGTTGCTTGGTGTATTTGGAGCATTTCTAGCTGTGCTTGGTGTTGTTGCCTGTCCTATTACTTCAGGAGATACTGCATTCAGAGGTTCAAGATTAATCATTGCCGACATTTTCAAAATTAAACAGGCTCCAATAAAAAATAGATTTTTAATCGCAATACCTTTATTTATTGTTGGTATTTATCTGACAACTATTGATTTTAACATTATTTGGAGATACTTTGCATGGGCAAATCAAACCTTGGCGGCAGTTTCATTATGGACTGCAACAGTTTGGCTTGTTAAGAAAGAAAAACCATTCTTATTTGCATTAATTCCTTCAATGTTTATGACAATGGTAGTTACAACTTACATTGTAATTGCTCCAGAAGGGTTTGTAAGATTTTTCAAGAACGTTCCTGTTCACACTATTGAATTTTATGGTATTTTAATTGCAAGTGTAGTTACAATTATCTGTACAGCATTATTATTTAACTATAAACATCATTTGCATGGAAAATCTCATCACGCTGGACATTTACACGTTGCAAAATAA
- a CDS encoding phosphatase PAP2 family protein: MLNFIQNIDIFIIKQFYNFQHSLDSKLLTSILIFFTNLGNHGLIWIAVTLFLLSSKKYRKIGYLALISLIINAIIVNVILKNLMHRARPFEEILDIILLIKAPKDFSFPSGHTSASFTMVYVFYKHLKKYFPVVLITSIIIAFSRLYLTVHFPSDVLAGVLIGLFSGFWGEKILNRKNS; encoded by the coding sequence ATGTTAAACTTTATACAAAATATTGATATTTTTATTATTAAACAATTTTACAATTTCCAGCACAGCTTAGATTCTAAGCTACTAACCAGTATACTGATATTTTTTACCAACTTAGGAAATCACGGATTAATCTGGATTGCAGTGACATTGTTCCTGCTTTCTAGCAAAAAATATCGAAAAATAGGATATTTAGCGTTAATTTCATTGATTATAAATGCAATTATTGTAAATGTAATTTTGAAAAATCTTATGCACAGAGCAAGACCCTTTGAGGAAATACTTGATATTATACTTTTAATAAAGGCTCCCAAGGATTTTTCATTTCCTTCAGGACATACTTCTGCTTCCTTCACGATGGTTTATGTTTTTTACAAACATTTAAAAAAATATTTTCCAGTCGTACTGATAACAAGTATCATAATTGCTTTTTCAAGATTATACTTGACTGTGCATTTTCCAAGTGATGTTTTGGCTGGGGTATTAATTGGGCTGTTTTCGGGGTTCTGGGGAGAGAAAATTCTAAACAGAAAAAATAGCTGA
- a CDS encoding HXXEE domain-containing protein encodes MEIYKLSFMAIVLFMIHEFEEIIFMKKFIEKNKVVKYMKNELFLKKKANYPSAETISLMIAEEFIILSTLLFIASEFSMYEIVLSLFIVYIVHLLPHIYDALRYRKFSPGSRTSFIIFPLGILIIWNIILNKKIHLVILILCVIIIGFLMILNLLFLHKISKKINKYLWK; translated from the coding sequence ATGGAAATATATAAATTATCATTTATGGCAATAGTACTATTTATGATACATGAATTTGAAGAAATAATTTTTATGAAAAAATTTATAGAAAAAAATAAAGTTGTAAAATATATGAAAAATGAATTATTTTTGAAAAAAAAGGCAAATTATCCATCTGCAGAAACAATTTCATTAATGATTGCTGAAGAATTTATAATTTTATCAACATTGCTTTTTATTGCAAGTGAGTTTAGTATGTATGAAATAGTATTGTCATTATTTATTGTATATATTGTACATTTACTACCTCATATATATGATGCACTTAGATATAGAAAATTTTCTCCAGGAAGTCGGACTTCTTTTATAATTTTCCCTTTAGGAATTTTAATAATCTGGAATATTATTTTAAATAAAAAAATTCATTTAGTTATTTTAATTTTATGTGTTATAATAATTGGATTTTTGATGATTTTAAATTTGCTATTTTTACATAAAATTAGTAAAAAAATTAATAAGTATCTGTGGAAATAA
- a CDS encoding N-acetylmuramoyl-L-alanine amidase family protein encodes MTEGMLNIIKKVISMLTISVATIIPVKAETSSVSGNNNELICIDSGHQLKGNSGLEEIGPGSSKKKLKVSSGTRGVATKKYEYQLTLEVGLKLRDVLQKEGYHVFMVRETHDVDISNKERAIKTNNAGCSLYIRLHADGINNSSTQGASVLTSSPANPYTKGVQKSSDKFSHDILSEYVKATGAKNRGVVYRDDLTGTNWSKVTNTLIELGFMSNPAEDKKMSTLEYQNKMVTGIVNGIKKYLKEK; translated from the coding sequence ATGACAGAAGGAATGCTTAATATAATAAAAAAAGTAATATCAATGCTGACAATAAGTGTTGCGACAATTATTCCAGTAAAAGCTGAAACAAGTAGTGTATCAGGAAATAACAATGAATTAATCTGTATTGATTCAGGACATCAGCTTAAAGGAAATTCAGGATTAGAAGAAATTGGACCTGGTTCATCAAAGAAGAAGCTAAAAGTATCATCTGGAACAAGAGGAGTAGCAACAAAAAAATATGAATATCAGCTTACACTGGAAGTTGGATTAAAGTTAAGAGATGTATTGCAAAAAGAAGGTTATCACGTATTTATGGTACGTGAAACACATGATGTAGATATTAGTAACAAAGAACGTGCAATAAAGACAAACAACGCAGGTTGTTCATTATACATAAGGCTTCATGCTGATGGCATCAATAATTCTTCGACCCAAGGAGCTTCAGTCTTAACTTCTTCACCAGCAAATCCATATACAAAGGGTGTTCAAAAATCTAGTGATAAATTTTCACATGATATATTATCAGAATATGTAAAAGCAACAGGAGCAAAAAATCGTGGAGTTGTCTACAGAGATGATCTTACAGGTACAAATTGGTCAAAAGTAACTAATACATTAATCGAATTAGGATTTATGTCAAATCCTGCTGAAGATAAAAAAATGTCAACACTAGAGTACCAAAATAAAATGGTAACAGGAATAGTAAATGGTATAAAAAAATATTTGAAAGAAAAGTAA
- a CDS encoding cupin domain-containing protein: MVKIEIAKPINFNELITSKEAEVVSMRILNQSNSYISLFSLADDEEITAEAMLGNRYYYCFNGNGEIFIENSKKIISNGYFLEIAANHNYSIKARNNLKLIEIGEKIGDGNMENTTLKMLESASAFNLSEIIDYQEGKIVSKNLVAKPNLVMTIMSFWKGESLDPHKAPGDALVTVLDGEGKYYVDGKPFVVKKGESAVLPANIPHAVEAETENFKMLLILVKE; this comes from the coding sequence ATGGTTAAAATAGAAATAGCAAAACCAATAAATTTTAATGAACTTATCACATCAAAGGAAGCTGAAGTTGTAAGTATGAGAATCTTAAATCAGTCAAATAGTTATATTTCTTTATTTTCTTTGGCAGACGATGAGGAAATAACGGCAGAGGCTATGCTTGGTAATCGTTATTATTACTGTTTTAACGGTAATGGAGAAATTTTTATTGAAAACAGTAAGAAAATAATTTCCAATGGATATTTTCTTGAAATAGCAGCAAATCATAATTATTCTATTAAAGCAAGGAATAATTTAAAGTTAATTGAAATTGGAGAAAAGATAGGAGATGGGAATATGGAAAATACTACATTGAAAATGCTGGAAAGTGCAAGTGCTTTTAATCTTTCTGAAATTATTGACTATCAGGAAGGAAAAATTGTAAGTAAAAATTTAGTGGCAAAACCAAATTTAGTAATGACAATTATGTCTTTCTGGAAAGGTGAAAGCCTTGATCCGCATAAAGCTCCTGGAGATGCGTTGGTTACCGTACTTGATGGAGAAGGTAAGTATTATGTTGATGGAAAGCCATTTGTCGTTAAAAAAGGTGAAAGTGCAGTTCTTCCTGCAAATATACCTCATGCTGTAGAAGCTGAAACAGAAAATTTTAAAATGCTGTTAATACTTGTTAAAGAGTAA